The following proteins are encoded in a genomic region of Dasypus novemcinctus isolate mDasNov1 chromosome 3, mDasNov1.1.hap2, whole genome shotgun sequence:
- the LOC131278064 gene encoding ubiquitin-conjugating enzyme E2 N — MAGLPRRIIKETQRLLAEPVPGIKAEPDESNARYFHVVIAGPQDSPFEGGTFKLELFLPEEYPMAAPKVRFMTKIYHPNVDKLGRICLDILKDKWSPALQIRTVLLSIQALLSAPNPDDPLANDVAEQWKTNEAQAIETARAWTRLYAMNNI, encoded by the coding sequence ATGGCCGGGCTGCCCCGCAGGATTATCAAGGAAACCCAGCGTTTGCTGGCAGAACCAGTTCCCGGTATTAAAGCAGAACCAGATGAGAGCAACGCCCGTTATTTTCATGTGGTCATTGCTGGCCCCCAAGATTCCCCCTTTGAGGGAGGGACTTTTAAACTTGAACTATTCCTTCCAGAAGAATACCCAATGGCAGCCCCTAAAGTACGTTTCATGACCAAAATTTATCACCCTAATGTAGACAAGTTGGGAAGAATATGTTTAGATATTTTGAAAGATAAGTGGTCCCCAGCACTGCAGATTCGCACAGTTCTGCTATCGATCCAGGCTTTGTTAAGTGCTCCCAATCCAGATGATCCATTAGCAAATGATGTAGCGGAGCAGTGGAAGACCAACGAAGCCCAAGCCATAGAAACAGCTAGAGCATGGACTAGGCTATATGCCATGAATAATATTTAA